The following is a genomic window from Thaumasiovibrio subtropicus.
TGCTCCGTAGAGATTATGCGGTATTAGCCATCGTTTCCAATGGTTATCCCCCTCGTTAGGGCAGGTTCCCAGCCATTACTCACCCGTCCGCCGCTCGACGCCCTTAACGTCACCCGAAGGCTCAGTTAAGTCGTTTCCGCTCGACTTGCATGTGTTAGGCCTGCCGCCAGCGTTCAATCTGAGCCATGATCAAACTCTTCAATTAAAGTTTTGTTGGTCTTGCGACCGGCTCAATGAATACTGATATTACTTATTGCTAAGTAATGAATTGACTGTGCTAAGACCGAAGTCTTAATTTGGTCACTAGTATCATTGATAAATCTTTAGACTATCTATTCAACGAGTGCCCACACAGATTGCATGGTCATATTGTTAAAGAACGTTGACTGGTAACGCTGTTACCGTGTCAGGGCTGCGTATACTACGCTTTCCTGATTTGATGTCAACAAGTAATTTTAGTTATTTTCAAAACCACTTTTTGACATCCCTCTTTCGAGGCTAACTCGGTGGGCGACATTGCTTTTCAGCGCCGTGCTCCGTGTCAGTGAGGCGGCATTATAGAGATCTTTATTACGCTGACAAGCCTTTTTTTAAGAAAAAGAGTTTTTTTATGTTGTTCGCACAAAAAGAGACCAATAAGCCCAAAAACCCTACGTTTTGGGCTTATTTGATTAGATAGAAACAATAAAGAAAGGGTTGAGTAGCGCTTCTCTGTGGTAACTCAACGGCTCACCTTGTTCATCAAGCACTTTTGCCCCAGCACTTTCAGCAATACACTGCCCCGCAGCCGTATCCCACATCATGGTGGGCGCTAATCGAGGATAGTATTGCGCTACGCCTTCGGCAACTAAACAGAATTTCAACGAAGAACCCGCCGAAACAAAGTTATGCTCACCAATACCCTCAAGAAATGCTGCCATCCCATCACTTTTATGAGACCGGCTACCTACAATTGTTGGCTTTTCAGCCTGTTTAACCGAAATCTGCTGAATTTCCCCGTCGACTTTCAGCCAAGCCTGCTCACCATTAGCCAACCATGTTTTCGCAAGCGCCGGCGCAACAATCACTGACAGTGTCGCTTTACCAGAATCAATCAACGCGATATTGACGGTAAACTCACCGTTTCGCTTGATGAACTCTTTCGTGCCGTCAACAGGATCGACTAACCAGAATTTGCTCCACTGCTTTCTTTCTAACCAAGGGGCATGCTTTGACTCTTCTGATAGCACGGGGACATCGGGGGTTAGCGCTGTCAATGCATCAGTAATATAGCGATTGGCCGCGAGATCCGCTTCCGTTAATGGACTTTCATCCTCTTTATACTCGATACCGACATCATCATTATAAAAACCTAAGACAATATCACCGGCACCTTCTGCTATATCGACAACGCGATCTAGTAACGAACTACTCACTATGCTTGCACCACTTTCAATTCCACGAGCTTGTCAAGACATTCTTGTGCCAGTGCTTCTACACTTGCTGAACCAGCCTGTAAATGGATCTCTGGATTCTCTGGTGATTCATACTCCGAGTCGATGCCCGTGAAGTTCTTGATCTCACCTGCGCGTGCTTTTTTATAGAGCCCTTTAGGATCGCGTTTTTCGCACTCATCCAGAGGAGTATCTACATAGACTTCGATGAAGTCACCATCAGGCAGCAAATCGCGAACTAGCTGACGCTCTTGACGATGCGGCGAAATAAATGCCGTTAACACAATCAGCCCTGCATCTGACATTAGCTTCGCCACTTCACCGATACGACGAATGTTTTCACGACGGTCTTGAGAGGAGAAACCTAAGTCGCGGCAAAGGCCATGACGAACATTGTCGCCATCCAACAAATAAGTGTGTTGTCCACGTGCAACGAGGAGGTTCTCCAGCGCGCCCGCAATGGTAGATTTACCTGCTCCAGACAAGCCCGTAAACCATAAAACAACTGGGCGCTGGCGTTTTTGTTCGCTTCGCTGAGCCTGATCGACAGCATGCTGATGCCACACAATGTTTTCATCTTGTGGCTTAGATTCTACTTGTGCACTCATGACACACTCCCTCAATTAAAATGGAAACAGGATTGGCACCAGTAATAGCACTAATGCGGAATAGATGATCGAGATGGGCAAGCCAACCCTGATGTAATCCTTAATCTGATAGTTACCCACGCTATACACTAATAAGTTCGTTTGGTAACCATAAGGTGAAATGAAGCTTGCACTCGCACCAAACAACACCACCATAATAAACGGCATTGGATCCACGCCGTATGCCAACGCTAGGCTATAACCAAACGGAAACGACAATGCTGCGGCAGCATTATTGGTTACGAGCTCTGTAAAGATCATCGTCAGCAAATAAGTTGCAACCAAGGCCCCATACACTCCCCACCCATTCATCGATTCAACGAAGAAATCGCCAATATTGGCGGATAGCCCTGAGCTCATCATCAACTGAGCAATGGTTAATGCAGATCCGACAATAATCACAATATCAGTCGGAAATCGACGTCGTAACTCCGTAAGGCTAATGGTTCCCGTACCCAACATGATCAAAAGAAAGCCCAATAGCCCTTTGATGATTGGCATCACACCCAGCAACGAAAAGCCAATGACGGCTGCAAACCCTGCGAGGACGGCAGCACTCTTTTGCGTATCAAGGCGCGCACTGGAGTCAAGGCCATTCACGAGTACAAACTCACGACTCAATAAATGTTGGCTTGATTTGAACGACTTACCCGGCACGATCACTAAGGTATCGCCCGCATTGAGCTCGATATTGCCGAGCCCGCCTTCTAATCGCTCATGGCCTCGACGAATAGCCACGACAACAGCGTCAAACTTCTCGCGGAATCGCGCGCTTTTTAACGTCTTTCCGCGAATAGATGCCGACTGGCTCACCACCAGCTCAAGTAAATTCTGGCCATTGATATGATGATGACCAAACAGCTGAAGTCCTTTAATCTCTTGAAGCGTCGTGACACTTTCAATGTCACCACAAAACAATAGCGTGTCCCCACTCTTCAGCTCTGTGTCAGGACAAACAGGGGCAATGGTCTCGCCATCGCGAATGACTTCCGCTAAAAAGAGACGACGAAGGGCGCGTAAACCGTTTTCAGCGACAGTCTTACCCGCCAACGGCGAACCTCCAGCGACTTTTGCTTCGAGAAAATAAGGGAGATCATCTTGATGATGGTCATCATTGACCGGAAGCAAGTAGCTCAGCGGAATAAGTAAAATGAGACCACCAAATAGCACAGCAAGTCCAACCATGCTAGGCGCGAAGAAGCCAAGACTGGGTAGTCCCGCATCTTCGACAAAACTATTGATAATCAGATTGGTCGATGTACCAATCAAGGTTAAGGTGCCACCTAAAATCGCCGCATAGGATAGGGGCAACAATAAACGTGATGGTGCATGGGTTTGATTGCGCTTCACCGCGCCAATCAGAGAGATCACCACCGCCGTGTTATTGGTGAAAGAGGAAAGGAAGGCTGTCGACAGTCCAAGCTTGGCGACGACTGTACTTTGACCACCACGACTTATCTGTTGACCAACCCATGAAATCAATCGCGTTTTCTCCAACGCCACTGAAGCCAAGATCAATAAGACGAGTGTCAGCAGTGACGGGTTGGTAAAATTACCCGCCACATCATGAAGCTCAATCAGTCCAAACTGGAAGGCAACAAACGCTGCCCCCGCAAATAGAAACGCAGGCTTAATGCGTGTTGCGAGCAGGCAAGTCACAATGACCATTAACAGCGCAAGGACCATTCCCTGCTCCCAACTCACCATCCTAGCGTCTCCTTAATAGCCACTTAGATACTTGGATCCCAGCTAGGGAAGTATTTATGGATAAGGGCTTTTAACTCTTCCTCGAAAGCCTGCATCTGGCCTTCTTTAGTCACTTCTTTTTGCTCGCCCGCATCGCGAATCATACCTGCACCCACAGTGACGTTAGTGAGACGGTCGATAACGATGAAGCCACCAGTATCTTGAACTTGTTGATAGCGGTCGAAGGCAATGGATTCAGTCAACTCAACTTCACACAGACCAATACCATTCAATGGCAGTTCTGATACGTCGAATGTCTCAAGCGTATTGATGTTCACTTGGTGCTTAATCGCAGAGACTGAGCCAACCGTTTTCTTTCCGGCCACTTTAATGTCGTACTGACGACCCGGCACCAATGGCTGCTCAGCCATCCACACCAAATCGGCTAATAGAGTATTACTCTGTAAAACATCATCATTCGCTGGCACCAAAAGGTCGCCACGGCTAATGTCAATCTCATCATTAAGGGTGACCGTGACCGCTTGGCCCGCATGGGCTTCTTGCAAATCACCATCGAAAGTCACGATACGAGAGACGGTTGAGACCTTGCCTGAAGGTAGGGCTTTAACTACGTCACCAACTTTCACCGTGCCTGATGCCAAGGTGCCGGCAAAACCACGGAAATCAAGGTTAGGACGATTTACGTATTGCACAGGCAGACGGAAAGCTTGTTCTTCACGCTCGCCCAACTGCACCGACTCAAGGATCTCAAGCAGCGTTTCACCTTCATACCATGGTGTGCCTGCACTGCGATCAACGACGTTATCACCTTCTAATGCAGAAATAGGCACTAGCTTGATGTCGATATCTTGATTGAGCTTTTCAGCAAACGCGAGGTACTCATCACGGATAGATTCAAAGCGGCTCTGATCGAAATCGACCAAGTCCATTTTGTTCACTGCAACGATAAAGTGCTTAATCCCCAGTAAGCTCGCAATGTAAGAGTGACGACGAGTTTGGTCCAATACACCTTTACGCGCATCAATCAAAATAACCGCGAGATCACAGGTTGATGCCCCTGTTGCCATATTACGCGTGTATTGCTCATGTCCGGGAGTATCCGCGATGATGAACTTACGCGCTTTAGTTGAGAAGTAACGATAGGCAACATCGATAGTGATCCCTTGCTCACGCTCTGCCTGCAGACCATCAACCAAGAGTGCTAAGTCAGGCTTTTCACCCGTTGTACCCACTTTTTGACTATCGGCGTGGATCGCGGCCAGTTGATCTTCATAAATTTGCTGCGAATCATGGAGCAGTCGGCCAATCAAAGTACTTTTACCGTCATCAACTGAGCCACAAGTTAGAAAGCGCAGCAAAGATTTATGTTGATGCTGATCGAGGTAGGCTTCGATACCCAGCTCAGCGACTTGTTGTTCAATTACACTGTTCATGCTGCTCTCCTTAGAAATAACCTTGACGCTTCTTCAGTTCCATCGACCCAGATTGGTCATGGTCGATAGCCCGTCCCTGACGCTCACTTGATGTAGCCACCAGCATTTCTTCAATAATGCCTGGCAAGGTGTCAGCTTCAGACTCAATAGCACCGGTTAATGGGTAGCAGCCTAATGTGCGGAAACGCACACTCTTATGCTCGATTTCTTCACCTTCACGTAGCTCCATACGGTCATCATCCACCATGATGAGCATTCCATCACGATCAACAACGGGGCGCGCTGCCGCTAGGTAAAGCGGTACAATTTCAATGTTTTCTAGCAAGATGTATTGCCAGATATCTAGCTCAGTCCAATTTGATAGTGGGAACACACGAATGCTCTCACCTTTGTTGATTTGGCCGTTATAGGTATGCCATAACTCAGGACGTTGATTCTTAGGATCCCAGGTGTGGTTCTTATCACGGAAAGAGTAAACACGTTCTTTCGCACGTGATTTCTCTTCGTCGCGGCGTGCACCGCCAAAAGCAGCATCAAAGCCGTACTTATTGAGCGCCTGCTTCAAACCTTGAGTTTTCATGATATCGGTATGCTTCGACGAACCGTGGACAAATGGGCTACAACCCATCGCCAAACCCTCAGGGTTTTTATGTACCAACAATTCAAAGCCATATTTTTCCGCCGTACGATCGCGGAACTCAATCATCTCTTTGAATTTCCAGTCCGTATCAACGTGCAGAAGTGGGAAAGGAATTTTACCAGGGTAAAACGCCTTACGTGCAAGGTGTAGCATCACAGAGGAGTCTTTACCGATCGAATACATCATGACCGGATTATCGAACTCTGCCGCCACCTCGCGAATAATATGTATGCTTTCCGCTTCCAGTTGCTTGAGGTGGGTTAATCGTTTCGGATCCATCTCTTTCTCCATTGCTATTATTCGCCAGCCGCAGCAGGCAAGGATGAATATGGGGTTGCTACCTGTTCAAACCAGGCAAGCTTGTCAGCTAAGCGCACCACTTCACCCACGACGATTAACGAGGGTGATTCGGCGTCTTTAGCCAGATCCGCCAGTTGGTCCAACTGACCGATTTGTACTTTCTGTTGTAAATGCGTACCGCGCTCAATGATGGCGACTGGGGTATCTGCACTGCGACCATGAGTAAGTAACTGCGCTTGAATATGGCTTGACTTCATTAACCCCATGTAGATCACAAGGGTCTGATTGCCACGCGCCAACGTTGTCCACTCCAGATCATCACGATCCGCTTTCAAATGACCGGTGATAAACATGGCACTCTGGGCATAATCACGGTGAGTCAGTGGAATACCGGCATAAGCCGTCGCCCCTGCTGCCGCGGTGATGCCCGGAACAACTTGAAATGGCACACCCGCGTCAAATAAGACTTCTAACTCTTCACCACCGCGCCCAAAGACAAAAGGGTCTCCCCCCTTTAAACGCACAACACGCTTTCCTTCTAGGGCATGTTCAACCAACAAGCGGTTCGTTTCCTCTTGTGGCACACTGTGATAACCCGCGCGCTTACCCACACAAATCAACTCTGCGTTATCGTGGATAAGGGACATGATTTCATTCGACACAAGGTAGTCATACAGCACTACTTCCGCATCTTGCATTAACTGCAATGCACGCAGTGTCAGCAAGCCCGGGTCGCCAGGACCAGAGCCAATAAGTGCAACGCTCCCTTGCGACTGAGGGCGTGAAGGAATGAGCTTGATCGCTTTATTAATAAACTGACGAATATCTGCGCCTGCTTGAGAAAAAAGCGAACGCGACTCGTCTGCTGCTCGTTGTTCTGAGTGCGGAGCGCGTTGAAATTGTGATAGCAGGGGCAGAAAATCCATAAACAGAGCCTCATCCATTAAGATGAAGACACTATAGGAGGATGGCGATATTACCTGAAATTCTAAAATTTCATTTTTTATGCTTTTTTGTTTTACGTAACAACGAGTCCCCGAGCAAAAACACAAGACCCATACATATCAACAACTTAGCAAATCACCGAGCGACACCAATCAGACTTGATGCTAACTACCAGCTATGAGACATAACCAGTTCTTCTAAGAAAAACAGTGTGCTAGTCACATTCTGTGCCTAACGCGCTTCATAACGTCTTTTCTCCTCGACAAACATCTTGCCTCCATGAACCACAACCTCTGTATTTTGAAACCTCTTTTCATTTTGGTATAGAATACGGCCTTCATAACGAAAGGAGTCGACGATGAAATGGCAAGCCTACACTTTCTCTCAGCTTAATACTGAGCAACTACATGCCCTGATTAAGCTGCGTATCGACGTGTTTGTTGTTGAGCAGAACTGCCCCTATCCAGAATTAGATGGGAACGACACTCGCGAAGAGGTTGTTCACCTTCTTGGTTACCAAGCAGGCAAGCTCACCGCCTATCTCCGCGTACTGGGCGCGGGCATCACCTACGAGACTGTCAGTATTGGTCGTGTCATCATCGCCCCACACGGACGAGGTAAGCAATTAGGTAAGCCTTTAATGGAGCAAGGCATCGCTGTCGCACGATCTCACTTCAACCCCGCAGTGATCACCATTGGCGCTCAGCATGCTTTGATCGACTTTTATCGTCAGTTTGGTTTTGAAGCTTGCTCAGAGCCTTACTTGGAAGATGACATCCCGCATATTGATATGCGATTAACTTTGAAGAAACTGGAATGACCTCAGCAACACAACGCGCAATTGCATTACTTATCCTCGCTAACCTGCTCGCGTCATTCTCTGACGTGTCACTAAAAATACTCGATGGCAACGTGCCTACTTTCCAATATGTCTTTATTCGCCAACTGCTAAGTACACTCTTGTTGCTACCTTTTTGGCTAAAACTTCCGAAACAACAACGCTACCAAGGCTGCTGCAAAATCGCCTTCACCCGCGCGCAGGTTATCTTGATAGGAAGCGCTTGCGCGATGGTCGCCATTACTTACCTGCCACTCGCGACAGCCAACGCGATGTTCTACGTTGGCCCATTGATGATGTTGCCACTCTCACTTGTGTTGTTGAAAGAGCCGCCACCTCTCGCCAAAGTGATTGCCACCGTTATTGGATTTATGGGCGTTTTACTCGTGCTTCGCCCGAGCCACTTTCATTGGGCTGCGATTGTTGGACTAGGCAGCGCATTGGGTATGGCGTTAGGAAACATACTGATTCGCCGCCTACCACAAGAGCAGCCTTTAGTTTCTACCCTGTTTTGGACGGGTGTCATGACCCTCCCTGTGTCTCTGATTATTGCAATTGCGCAATGGCAGCCCATTACCCTGACGCAGGTAGGATGGATTATGGCGATTAACCTTTTTGTACTTGGCTACCATGCGCTTGCTGTTATCGCTTACAAGGAGGTAAACGCAGGGAAAATTGCCCTAGCCGAATACTCGGGCCTTGTCTTCGTCACCCTGTTTGGTGTGATGTGGTTTGACGAAATTCCGGATGCCATCACTTTCGCGGGAATCTTGCTCATCGTCATTCCCATGATGCCTTTACCTTGGCAGCGTTTGCGCGGGCTTCTCTTTCATAAAGCCACCGCCGCAGAGAAGCCTACTCTCTAAATCAAAACAACGAAGGCCACAAATGTGGCCTTCGGCATTGCTCGTCTTTGGGTGATAAGTCTAACGATCACTGCGGAAAAAACTGCCATCAGATAGACGCACATACATCACTGGCTCTTGACCGCTCCGTTCAATCTGTAACACGTCTAGCTCACCTGACTCCGTCTGTTTAAAGCGCAAAATCTGTCCTGCTCTAACACGACTGATCGGCTTATCATCCCCTTCAATAGCTGCAATCGCGTACAAATCTTTCAAAGGGAGTCCCTTGCTGCGAAAAATTGCCGCGAGCGTTTGTCCATCCGCAATCTTATGCTGCTGCCAATCGGTTGAAATAGGACGAGCTGGCGCAACACTTTCTGGCTTGGATGGTGCTTCAACCATTTCTGTGACGGAACGCGCGCCTTCTGTTTGCACAGGACGCTGAGGCGATGCCGGTTCAGTCACTGTTTCTTCAGGTAAATGAATCGGCACATTGCGGCGAACCTCTTCTTGAACCTCCGGCCCTTTCTCTCGACTTGGCCAGAGCAATAAAATCAGCACTATTGGGACTAAAACCACCAAGACTCGGCGATGTAGCAAGGGGATATAACGCGCCACCTTATCCCAAATAAAACCAAACTTATCACCAACACGCTTCGCCACCGCGGCGCAAGAACGCCAACCACTTTCAATACTGGCACGCCATGTAAATTGCGAGACTTGAGGGGATGTTTTGACCGGTTTACGGCGCTTGGCTTGACCCATGCGTTCTCCCTTGGATCTTAAAAATCAGAGACAATAAAAAGTATGCTCGCCGAAAAGCGAGAATCACAGTATACCTAGGCTAATGATGAGTTCCGTTATTTCTCTGTGAAAAATGAACCTACAGCAAAAAACCGTGTAACGCAGAGGTATTAGACGACGTTTTATGCGAAAAGTTTACCGAGTCTACATTTTCACCAACACGTATAACAAGCAAACCCGCCCCTTTTGACCTCTGACGCAGAATAGTGCCTTTACATGACGTAGGTTTTCCGAAGTGTCGCCAGAGGAAATTGGAACTCAGCACACTTTTGCATGTAAGTGGCACAGTCCTTCCCCTAAGCCAAGGCTACACCTTGATGTGGCGCGGGTTTAGCTGCTATCCTCGACATTTCATACCTCAAATAAAGAAGAGAAATTATGTTCGACGTAAAACTGGACACCGTTGAAACTAAAGCTAGCTACGGCATCGGTCTACAAATGGGCCAACAATTGGCGCAAAGTGGTCTGGAAGGCCTGAATGTTGCGGCAATCGCAAAAGGTATCGCAGCTTCTCTAACTAATGAGATGCCAGAAATCGAAGTTGACGAAATCAACAATGCGCTACGTGATCTTCACGAGCGTGCTGAAGCGGCTCGTCAAGAAGTAGCTAAAGTGGCAGCGGCAGACGGTGAAGCATTCCTAGCAGACAATGCGCTACGTGAAGAAGTCACTGTACTTGAGTCTGGTCTACAGTACGAAGTGCTAACTGAAGGTACTGGTGAAGTACCATCAAGCGACAAAACAGTTCGCGTACACTACCACGGCATGCTAACTGACGGCACTGTATTTGATAGCTCTGTAGAGCGCGGTCAGCCTGCTGAATTCCCTGTGACTGGCGTTATCGCTGGCTGGGTTGAAGCACTACAACTAATGCCTGTCGGTTCAAAGTGGAAACTCTACATCCCACAAAACCTTGCCTACGGTGAGCGTGGCGCTGGCGCGGCGATTCCTCCATTTGCAGCACTTGTATTTGAAGTTGAGCTACTGGATATCCTTTAATCCTCACAGTGATACTTTATTAAGAAAAACGGCACTTCGGTGCCGTTTTTAGTACTAAAAGCCAATTAGGTATTTTAATGCCGCTGATATACAGTTAAGTTATCTCTATTCACAAGGAGGTAACATCATGAAATACACTACCTTAGCTGTCCTTGCTAGCCTAACTCTACCTGTACACGCTTTCAGCTTTGACGATGCACTCAAGCATGTTGATGAAGAAACCGTTTCAACTGCATCAAGCCTGCTCGATAAGGGTCTCGCCACACTTGATAACAAAGCCACAGAAGCCAGTCCTCTCGTTTCTCTACTCAGTGACCAAATCGATGTATCCCCAACCCAAGCGGCCGGTGGTGCAGGGGCACTATTAGCGCTCGCTTCAAACAGTCTTGGCAATACACAAGGCAATGAATTAACTGCGCTTATCCCGGGGCTGGATAGCCTGACATCTGCCATCCCTTCAGAATACGCTGGCGTATTAGAAGGCGCAAAAGGCTTGAGCAACGTGATGTCAGCTTTCGATGCGCTTGGCATTGATCCTGCGTTAATCAGTCAGTTTGCCCCCATCATTTTGCAGTACCTTGGCGATCAAGGCGCGACCCAAGGTTTGTTGGGCTCATTAACGAGTCTATGGCAACCTGCGTAAACCGATTCGACGTTGTTGCGGCAGCAACGCGCAAAAACAAAAGGGAAGCATTCGCTTCCCTTCAGATTGATGACGAACCCCGCTTTTTAAGCGGGGTTCTTTTTTGGAAGCGACCGTAGGTCGCGATCGCGATATTTTTTGCTATGTCGTGCGCAGAAGTTTCCGTTCATTACATAGGCATACAGAAGCAAGTATTTGCCTCATTTCTGCCATGTTTAAGCCTATTTTTCGGAGATAGTTCATCACCAGCGCTATCTTCTTGATGTTTTGGGCTGCCGCTGCCAACCAACATTGCATTTGCACATTGGCTAGACCGCGGAAGCGAGCATAACGATGACCGTGATGTTGCTTAGCGTCTGCAAAGCTACGTTCTACTGTTTCACTTCGACGTCTATAAGTCTTCTTGCCGTAGGAAGAGAGCCGCATTTGGTTTGCCCTCTCTACTGCGTCACTATAGATATGCCGTGTAATCACTTTCTTCATATTTCTGCTTTGAGTACAGTCATCCCTCATTGGACAGAACGCACATTCTTTGGGGGCTGAGTGGTATTCTCGATACGCATCGCGTGAGGTCGTTTTATAAAGCAACTCCTGACCATTCGGACATTGGTAGCTGTCTCTTTGCGCATCGTAAGTAAAGTGTTTCTTTTTGAACGTATTTTTCGTTCTAGATGGACGTCGATAACCGAACACGCCAAGAATAGCTCGACGTTCAAGTGACTCCGCCACTGGAGCAGTAAAGTAGCCCGCATCCAGTCCAACAGCTATCGGGTTCAATTGGAATGTGGCAAGCGTGTAATCTAAGCGTTGAACGTAAGGCTGTGAGTCATTGATGTTACCCGCGGTGGTGTAGGTATCGAGAATAATTCCGTGTTGACCATCAACGGTTCGATGGTCGAGATAAAAGAAGCCTTGAGGCTTATTATCACGAGTCATGAAGCCACTCTCTGGGTCAGTGGTGCTGGTTTTAGTATTCTTTGTTTTTGGCTCTGACTCCCGAGCCTTAAGTGGCTTCTTACCTGCTTTTCTCGGTCTAAAGCGACGTCTTCATCCAGCATATCAAGATAGGTACTGGCACGAACCGCCGTGACTTTATTGGTGTGTTTATTCTTGTTGGCGTTCGCTTTGAGATGAGTACTGTCCGTAAAGAGCTCTTGACCCGCGACCAAGCCTTTCGACATGGCTTGCTCTACGATATTGATAAAAATACGTTCGAATACATCCGTGCCATTAAAGCGACGAATGCGGTTCTGGCTGAGAGTAGAAGCGTGAATGACTTTCTCTGTTAATGACATCCGCAAGAACCAACGGTAAGCGACATTCACTTCAATCTCTTTGACGAGCTGACGCTCACTTTTTATGCCAAAGATGTAGCCAAGTAAGATGATTTTGAAGAGGCGGACAGGGTCAACAGGTGGGCGTCCATTATCTTTACAGTAAAGATGAGCGACTTCATCTCGAATGAATTCGAAGTCGATAGCATTATCGATTTTACGCACTAAATGGTTTTTAGGAACTAACTGTTCCATCGTCACCATTTCCAGTTCGTATTGTTGCGGAGTAGGCTCTTGAAGCATAACGGAGTGTCCATATTTCGATACCCCTATTAGATCAAAGGTCTAG
Proteins encoded in this region:
- a CDS encoding DMT family transporter; translated protein: MTSATQRAIALLILANLLASFSDVSLKILDGNVPTFQYVFIRQLLSTLLLLPFWLKLPKQQRYQGCCKIAFTRAQVILIGSACAMVAITYLPLATANAMFYVGPLMMLPLSLVLLKEPPPLAKVIATVIGFMGVLLVLRPSHFHWAAIVGLGSALGMALGNILIRRLPQEQPLVSTLFWTGVMTLPVSLIIAIAQWQPITLTQVGWIMAINLFVLGYHALAVIAYKEVNAGKIALAEYSGLVFVTLFGVMWFDEIPDAITFAGILLIVIPMMPLPWQRLRGLLFHKATAAEKPTL
- the cysQ gene encoding 3'(2'),5'-bisphosphate nucleotidase CysQ; the encoded protein is MSSSLLDRVVDIAEGAGDIVLGFYNDDVGIEYKEDESPLTEADLAANRYITDALTALTPDVPVLSEESKHAPWLERKQWSKFWLVDPVDGTKEFIKRNGEFTVNIALIDSGKATLSVIVAPALAKTWLANGEQAWLKVDGEIQQISVKQAEKPTIVGSRSHKSDGMAAFLEGIGEHNFVSAGSSLKFCLVAEGVAQYYPRLAPTMMWDTAAGQCIAESAGAKVLDEQGEPLSYHREALLNPFFIVSI
- a CDS encoding SLC13 family permease → MVSWEQGMVLALLMVIVTCLLATRIKPAFLFAGAAFVAFQFGLIELHDVAGNFTNPSLLTLVLLILASVALEKTRLISWVGQQISRGGQSTVVAKLGLSTAFLSSFTNNTAVVISLIGAVKRNQTHAPSRLLLPLSYAAILGGTLTLIGTSTNLIINSFVEDAGLPSLGFFAPSMVGLAVLFGGLILLIPLSYLLPVNDDHHQDDLPYFLEAKVAGGSPLAGKTVAENGLRALRRLFLAEVIRDGETIAPVCPDTELKSGDTLLFCGDIESVTTLQEIKGLQLFGHHHINGQNLLELVVSQSASIRGKTLKSARFREKFDAVVVAIRRGHERLEGGLGNIELNAGDTLVIVPGKSFKSSQHLLSREFVLVNGLDSSARLDTQKSAAVLAGFAAVIGFSLLGVMPIIKGLLGFLLIMLGTGTISLTELRRRFPTDIVIIVGSALTIAQLMMSSGLSANIGDFFVESMNGWGVYGALVATYLLTMIFTELVTNNAAAALSFPFGYSLALAYGVDPMPFIMVVLFGASASFISPYGYQTNLLVYSVGNYQIKDYIRVGLPISIIYSALVLLLVPILFPF
- a CDS encoding GNAT family N-acetyltransferase; protein product: MKWQAYTFSQLNTEQLHALIKLRIDVFVVEQNCPYPELDGNDTREEVVHLLGYQAGKLTAYLRVLGAGITYETVSIGRVIIAPHGRGKQLGKPLMEQGIAVARSHFNPAVITIGAQHALIDFYRQFGFEACSEPYLEDDIPHIDMRLTLKKLE
- the cysC gene encoding adenylyl-sulfate kinase; translated protein: MSAQVESKPQDENIVWHQHAVDQAQRSEQKRQRPVVLWFTGLSGAGKSTIAGALENLLVARGQHTYLLDGDNVRHGLCRDLGFSSQDRRENIRRIGEVAKLMSDAGLIVLTAFISPHRQERQLVRDLLPDGDFIEVYVDTPLDECEKRDPKGLYKKARAGEIKNFTGIDSEYESPENPEIHLQAGSASVEALAQECLDKLVELKVVQA
- the cobA gene encoding uroporphyrinogen-III C-methyltransferase produces the protein MDFLPLLSQFQRAPHSEQRAADESRSLFSQAGADIRQFINKAIKLIPSRPQSQGSVALIGSGPGDPGLLTLRALQLMQDAEVVLYDYLVSNEIMSLIHDNAELICVGKRAGYHSVPQEETNRLLVEHALEGKRVVRLKGGDPFVFGRGGEELEVLFDAGVPFQVVPGITAAAGATAYAGIPLTHRDYAQSAMFITGHLKADRDDLEWTTLARGNQTLVIYMGLMKSSHIQAQLLTHGRSADTPVAIIERGTHLQQKVQIGQLDQLADLAKDAESPSLIVVGEVVRLADKLAWFEQVATPYSSLPAAAGE
- the cysN gene encoding sulfate adenylyltransferase subunit CysN, which encodes MNSVIEQQVAELGIEAYLDQHQHKSLLRFLTCGSVDDGKSTLIGRLLHDSQQIYEDQLAAIHADSQKVGTTGEKPDLALLVDGLQAEREQGITIDVAYRYFSTKARKFIIADTPGHEQYTRNMATGASTCDLAVILIDARKGVLDQTRRHSYIASLLGIKHFIVAVNKMDLVDFDQSRFESIRDEYLAFAEKLNQDIDIKLVPISALEGDNVVDRSAGTPWYEGETLLEILESVQLGEREEQAFRLPVQYVNRPNLDFRGFAGTLASGTVKVGDVVKALPSGKVSTVSRIVTFDGDLQEAHAGQAVTVTLNDEIDISRGDLLVPANDDVLQSNTLLADLVWMAEQPLVPGRQYDIKVAGKKTVGSVSAIKHQVNINTLETFDVSELPLNGIGLCEVELTESIAFDRYQQVQDTGGFIVIDRLTNVTVGAGMIRDAGEQKEVTKEGQMQAFEEELKALIHKYFPSWDPSI
- the cysD gene encoding sulfate adenylyltransferase subunit CysD, which encodes MDPKRLTHLKQLEAESIHIIREVAAEFDNPVMMYSIGKDSSVMLHLARKAFYPGKIPFPLLHVDTDWKFKEMIEFRDRTAEKYGFELLVHKNPEGLAMGCSPFVHGSSKHTDIMKTQGLKQALNKYGFDAAFGGARRDEEKSRAKERVYSFRDKNHTWDPKNQRPELWHTYNGQINKGESIRVFPLSNWTELDIWQYILLENIEIVPLYLAAARPVVDRDGMLIMVDDDRMELREGEEIEHKSVRFRTLGCYPLTGAIESEADTLPGIIEEMLVATSSERQGRAIDHDQSGSMELKKRQGYF